The following are encoded in a window of Bacteroidota bacterium genomic DNA:
- the nusB gene encoding transcription antitermination factor NusB, protein MKEHQQVYKRRIIRERVMQALYAFELSKDPIAHIMENIFAEIREHDDEYTFAEKLLKTTIEHQATIDGIIKKKASNWNFDRIALIDKLLLRMGICELFYCEDIPPKVTINETIEIAKHFSTEKSGQFINGILDSILHDMKADGTLEKRGRGLVDSSEGRQKASAKKKVGNDT, encoded by the coding sequence ATGAAAGAACACCAGCAGGTCTACAAACGGCGCATTATCCGCGAACGAGTGATGCAGGCATTGTACGCTTTTGAACTTTCGAAGGATCCGATCGCTCATATCATGGAAAATATCTTTGCCGAGATCCGCGAGCATGACGACGAATATACCTTTGCGGAAAAGCTCCTAAAAACAACGATCGAGCATCAAGCGACGATCGACGGCATCATCAAGAAGAAAGCGTCCAATTGGAACTTTGACCGCATTGCGCTGATCGACAAACTTCTCCTGCGGATGGGTATTTGCGAGCTTTTCTATTGCGAGGATATTCCGCCCAAGGTGACCATCAACGAAACGATCGAAATAGCCAAGCACTTCAGCACGGAAAAGAGCGGACAATTCATCAACGGAATACTCGACTCGATCCTCCACGATATGAAAGCCGACGGAACGCTTGAGAAACGGGGGCGCGGCCTCGTTGATTCTTCCGAAGGCAGGCAAAAAGCTTC